In bacterium, the sequence AAATTGTACTATGAAAAAGCACTGGCCAATGCATCCGATTCGAAACTGAAAAATAACATTCAATATAATATTGCCAACTGTGAATATAAATCCAAGAAACTGAAAGAGAGTATAGAAGGCTATAAACAAGTTTTGCGAAAGAATCCGGAAGATGCCGATGCCCGAAAAAATCTGGAATTGGCTCTGAAACAAATGCAGAAGCAGAACCCTCCCCCTCAGAAAAATGATGATAAGAACCAATCCAAGAAGGATCAGCAAAAGGACGAGCAGGATAAGGACAAAGAAGATAAAAAACAGGATGAGACGAAAGATCAACGTAACGAAGACCGGAACGACCAAAAAAAGCAGAGTGAGACAACACAAGGAATGAATAAAAAGGAAGCTGAAAAGCTGCTGGATGCTCTTAAGAATCAGGATAAAGATTATCAGAAGAAAAAAATAAAAGAAAAAGTGACTAAAGAGCAAAAAACAGAAAAAGACTGGTAGCGACTAAACGGACTTACCGCGTAGTTTGCGGTATAGAGGAGTTGTTTTGGGT encodes:
- a CDS encoding tetratricopeptide repeat protein; the encoded protein is MNNFSKNIYSLPVFVLLITVLFADLVSAQVGLSRRQADKLFESGDHYHAMQSYKQLLDENPDDPELNYNVGNSLYRMQMYDQAKLYYEKALANASDSKLKNNIQYNIANCEYKSKKLKESIEGYKQVLRKNPEDADARKNLELALKQMQKQNPPPQKNDDKNQSKKDQQKDEQDKDKEDKKQDETKDQRNEDRNDQKKQSETTQGMNKKEAEKLLDALKNQDKDYQKKKIKEKVTKEQKTEKDW